The genomic region TGCTACACGTCAACCTCATGTGGATGGATTGGGATCACATGCAACAGTTACGGATTGACTGCTTCTATCGGCGGCGAACAACAACTTCTCGAAATGATTTAGCTGTTTTTTCATTGATAATTCGATTTCGATAAGGATTACGGCCTTCGGTTACGACTACCCAGGACAGCGGTAGGGTGGCATTCTGGAAGGGCCAGGAACTATTTAATGGCAGTGAGCCGGCTTGGAAAGCGTTTAGTAGTTTATTGGATAGTAACTCGTCAACAAGATGAAGTTTGTTAGCTCCGCTGGTTACAAGGCGGCagctgtgctgctgctggccatcATCGTCGTTGCCGCTGGCAAGTCGGTCGATAAGGTCCGTCGTCCGTTCCCTGGTATCGAGCGGATGGGAAGTCTTCTGGATACGGTTCGCCCGCCGAAGGGATACGTCTCAAAGAGTCCGCGTGCGGTCGAGGGTCGCTTCACGTCCCGTGTTAACCACTTTGACCCGCAAGACCGTAACACGTTCGAGTTTACCTATCTGTACAACGACCAGTACTACCAAGAAGGAGGGCCACTGTTCCTGGTCGTCGGTGGACACTATTCGATCAATCCGTACTTCATGGATAACAGCCACTTCCGCGACATTGCCTCCCAGCATGGAGCCATGTTGGCGACCTTCGAGCACCGCTACTATGGAAACAGTATCCCAGTGGAGTGAGTATTACCTAGACAAAGCACCGAATATATCTGGTATAAAGGTAACATTGCTCTCTAGGGATTATTCGACGGAGAATCTACGTTTCCTGCGCACGGAGCAGGTCCTGTTCGATCTGATCGAGCTTGTTGACTTCTTGAAGCGCGAGGTCATGAACGACCCGAATGCGCGCGTCATCCTTCACGGTGTGGCTTACGCTGGTACTCTCGCCTCATGGGCTCGCCAGCGCTTCCCGAACATCATTGATGGTGCGTGGGCCTCGAGCTCCCCGGTTCGTGCCACTGTCAACTTCCCCGAGTTCGCCGAAGACATCGGAAACATTATCCGCGAGAAGGCGAGCGACCAGTGCTACAACCGCATCTTCCAGGCATTCCACACGGCACAGAACCTACTCGACGCCGGCGAGACGGAAATGGTCTCGGAGATGTTCAACACTTGCGACCCGGTGAACGTTGAGGACCCGCTAGAGGTGGAACTGTTCTTCTTTGCCATGATGGTCTCACTCGAATTGGCCATGGCGGAAGATTTTGACATTGAAAACATTGGCCGTGTGTGCGACCGGCTTACCAGTGACGAGTTTGATACCGGTTTGGAGGCCTTGTCCGCTTTCCTGCTCGATCGTTACGCCGAGGAACGCGAGTGCTTCGATCTGTCGTTCGAGAATTTCGTCCGCTACCTGACGGATGTCGATATCGATAGTGTTGCGAATACGGAGTTCGGTCTGCGACAGTCCACCTATCATGACTGCACCGAGTTCGGTCTCTTCCCCACCACCACGTCACCGGATCAGCCCTTCGGAAACCGTGTCACGTACGACCTCTTCCTGGCCGAGTGCCAGGCGGCATTCGGAGAATTCATCACCCAAGATTTGGTCTATGAGGCTGTCCGGCTGACGAACTTCCATTACGGAGCGGACGATCCTCGCACCACCAACGTGCTGTTCACCAATGGTGCTCTGGATCCTCTGCGCCATGTCTCCATCACCTCTTACCAGAACTTGCTGGCAAACGCTCGCGTTACCCCGAGGGAGTTCACCGGTGCGGATATTGTGTCTATCAGTGACTCCGACTCCGAGGAGCTCCTACAGACCAAGCGTATGGCCGAACAGTACATCTCGACATGGCTCGGATCGCCGATCAGTCCCTTCTGGAAGTAAGAGCTTGCGAATGCTTGACTATAAACTTCGCGGTGCGCTTTTAGATGTTTTCCCTCGTAATCATTGAATGGTATAAACAATTACAATAAATAGAAATGACATATATTTTATGAAATCCACAACACACAACTCGATGTTTACACGTTTTCGTTTAACCAAGATTCTCATCCTTGATAAAAGAgaatatattttatgtaaTCGACGAAATACAACTTGACCTCTCGTGAGTTTGTCCTGAGGaatctcttcttcttcgcgGTTCGTGGCTACACCAATAGGGGTTTGCATCGACCCTCGTAGGGGTTTTTGGGCAGATATGCGCTTTACTCATTTTACCAATGATTATTATTTGCTTATATATAATTATATAAAAACTACTTTAATTATCGATAAGAATATCAAAAAGTACAGTGTGCCAATTctgagtgagtgagtgtgaATGGAGAGACAATTCTTTAATTCACTCAGGATGATTTGGCTCACTCCCAATGATCCAATTCTTTCTTGCGTTGAAGGAATCATCTCGTTTTTTGTGGTGCATTGATCATGCACTGCACCCATGCAGAACAAGGGTCTCTTTATTCTTCGCACCTTTTTAGGCTTTATTGTGCCACTATTCTTGTTTGTAAGTCAAGCCATTCTGAGCGAACCAAATATTTCCGAATCACTTTAATTACAAATGAGTCAGAATAAACCTTGTTGAAGAATAGAATAATTTCACTCATCGGTAAGAATTGACTCACTTACTCATTCTAACTCAGTTAGGACATCacttattttaattatcacGTTGATTATCGGTCTGATTGATGTTATCAACGATCACCAACGCGTTACAACTACCATTGCGCTGTCTGGTACTGAAGAGATAATGATGAATCCGTTAACACttttacattgctttggaactTTGTGATAATGCTTTTTAATAGCCTTTTTAAGACGCTATAACTgttctttttaaaacactacaatttctctatttttgaagattttttaaatctgtAAAATGGCTTCTTttaagtatatttgttgactatatTAAGCGTTGTAAATTTGTTGATGCACCTTTTCACCATTCAGCTAGAttggtgtaaagcaaaaaaacaacaaatttgaaatgttCACAATCTTTCACAGGAAGTAATAATTAGCATGTGATTTTAATCCTTCCTAACCAACATTGATAACGTTATCTTTCATTCGGTACTGGTCAGGATTTCAAGGCATCGTTTATGATAATCGGTGCAACGAAAAAGCAACgtttgatggtgatgatttaACACATTTCAATCCACACGGATAGCTTCCGAGTGATATGGTGCCACGGCAAGTGTATTTCGAAATGCTTCTTTCTTCGATGATTAAATTTTGATAAGGATCTTTTCGATAATGACCTGCCGCACTACAGTGTTGTGTTTTGGGAAGTCTGGATACTATTTAATGGTGGTGCGCTCGCTTAGAAAGCGTTTAGTAGTTAATAGGATATTTACACGTGAACAGGATGAAGTTTGCAAGCTCCACCGGCCTGAAGGCGGCAGCTGTGCTGTTGCTGGCCATGATCGTCGTTGCCGCTGGCAAGTCGGTCGATAAGATCCGTCGCCCGTTCCCAGGTATCGAGCGAATGGGAAGTCTTCTGGATACGGTTCGCCCGCCGAAGGGATACGTCTCGCAGAACCCGCGTATGGTCGAGGGTCGCTTCACGTCCCGCAGAAACCACTTTGATCCGCAAGACCGTAACACGTTCGATTTTACCTATCTGTACAACGACCAGTTCTACCGCGAGGGAGGCCCGCTGTTCCTGGTTCCTGGTGGACACTATTCGATCAATTCATTCTTCATGGAGAACGGTCATTTCCGTGATGTGGCTGTCATGCAGGGTGCCATGTTGGCGACCTTCGAACACCGCTACTATGGAAACAGTATCCCAGTGGAGTGAGTATTACCTAGACAAAGCACCAAATATATCAGGTATAAAGGTAACATTGCGCTCTAGGGATTATTCGACGGAGAATCTACGTTTCCTGCGCACGGAGCAGGTCCTGTTCGATCTGATCGAGCTTGTTGACTTCTTGAAGCGTGAGGTCATGAACGACCCGAATGCACGCGTCATCCTTCACGGTGTGGCTTACGCTGGTACTCTCGCTTCATGGGCTCGCCAGCGATTCCCGAACATCATTGATGGTGCGTGGGTCTCGAGCGCCCCGGTTCGTGCCACTGTCAACTTCCCCGAGTACTACGAGGACATTGGTAGCTTTATCCGTGAGAAGGCGAGCGACCAGTGTTACAACCGCATCTTCCAGGCTTTCCACACGGCACAGAACCTACTCGACGCCGGCGAGACGGAAATGGTCTCGGAGATGTTCAACACTTGCGACCCGGTGAACGTTGAGGACCCGCTGGAGGTGGAACTGTTCTTCTTTGCCATGATGGTCTCACTCGAATTGGCCATGGCGGAAGATCTTGACGTTGAAAACATTGGCCGTGTGTGCGACCGGCTTACCAGTGACGAGTTTGATACCGGTTTGGAGGCCTTGTCCGCTTTCCTGCTCGATCGTTATGCCGAGGAACGCGAGTGCTTCGATCTGTCGTTCGAGAATTTCGTCCGCTACCTGACGGATGTCGATATCGATAGTGTTGCGAATACGGAGTTCGGTCTGCGACAGTCCACCTATCATGACTGCACCGAGTTCGGTCTCTTCCCCACCACCACGTCACCGGATCAGCCCTTCGGAAACCGTGTCACGTACGACCTCTTCCTGGCCGAGTGCCAGGCGGCATTCGGAGAATTCATCACCCAGGATTTGGTCTATGAGGCTGTCCGACTGACGAACTTCCATTACGGAGCGGACGATCCTCGCACCACCAACGTGCTGTTCACCAACGGTGCTCTGGATCCGCTGCGCCATGTCTCCATCACCTCCTATCAGAACTTGCTGTCGAACGCTCGCGTTACGCCGAGGGAGTTCGCTGGAGTCGATATTCGATCCATCAGCGGCTTTGACTCAGAGGAACTCCTCGAGACCAAGCATATGGCCGAACAATATATCTCGAGTTGGCTCGGATCGCCGATCAGCCCCTTCTGGAAGTAGGAAGTGACGGACTTTTGACTATAAACTACGCGGTGTGCCGTTAGATGTTTTTCCGGGTCAAAAATTACGAATAGAGTTGACATATATTTTATGAAATCCACAAAACACAACTCGATGTTTACACGTTTTCGTTTAACCATGATTCTAATCATCGATGAAAGAGAATACATTAAATACAATCCACGAAATACAACTCAACTTCTTACGTTTCGTACTCAACTTCTTACGTTTGCGTTTAATTGATGGAAGTATATTCTAATCCTTGAACAGGTGGTTGCAAATAGCTTGTCCTGTGGAATCTCTTCTTGTTCGCGGTCCGTTGCTGCATCAATTTAGGTTTGTCGTATACCAATGATTATAATTTGCACATATTTATAGTCTATTTGTTGCGTTGATTATCGGTCTGATTGATGTTTTCAACGATCACCAACACGTTACAACTACCATTGCGCTATCGGGTACTGAGACGGCTATGTTGAATCCGTTAAGGCGTTCGTCTGGTAgttcaaaaatcgtttgaatTGTACTTTTAACAAATACTTCCTCTCGACTGCTGGAATTAGATTCTCTGATATTCGACAGCGTTAGCCGTTATGCTGCGGTATCTGGTGTGACAATCAGAATAGGCTTTTGTATGTCAATATGTGTATATTACGTAATATGAGTTGCTCCAACTTAACATCAATCTATTATtcaggtttattttttacccttATTTCGTTCGCCAACACGTAGTAGGCGACAACTAATAATTTAGCTCATTTCGCATATTAAGGTGTGATGTTATATAAGCACATACTATCCTTTTTATATCTGGCATTAGATTTTTATCTAGTAGGACTGAATTGGAAAGATACGACGAAATTGTGTATTACTAGTAATCAATTTGGACTAAGCATAATGACTGTACACTTAGTAACTGGGATTGAACTTTTGTCACTAAGGGCTCGTTTGACAAACACACGATAGCATAATAgataaaaagaagcaaaatttTCGCAAACCATAATAATAATGCTCTCTCAGGAGCTGTAAATAATAAACAGCATGTGGTTTTAATCGTTCCTAACCAATATTGATAACGTTATCTTCAGGCTCAGGCCATCGTTTATGACAATCGGTGCAACGAAAAAGCAACgtttgatggtgatgatttaACACATTTCAATCCACACGGATAGCTTCCGAGTGATATGGTGTTACGGCAAGTGTATTTCGGAATGCTTTCTTCGATGATTAAATTTTGATAAGGATCTTTTCGATAATGACCTGCCGCATTACAGGGCTGCGTTTTGGGAAGTCCGGATACTATTTAACGGTGGTGCGCCCGCTTAGAAAGCGTTTAGTAGTTAATCGGATATTTACTCGTGAACAGGATGAAGTTTGCAAGCTCCACCGGCCTGAAGGCGGCagctgtgctgctgctggccatgATCGTCGTTGCCGCTGGCAAGTCGGTCGATAAGATCCGTCGCCCGTTCCCAGGTATCGAGCGGATGGGAAGTCTTCTCGATACGGTTCGCCCGCCTAAGGGATACGTTTCGCAGAACCCGCGTATGGTCGAGGGTCGCTTCACGTCCCGCAGAAACCACTTTGATCCGCAAGACCGTAACACGTTCGAGTTTACCTATCTGTACAACGACCAGTACTACCGCGAGGGAGGCCCGCTGTTCCTGGTTCCTGGTGGTCACTATTCGATCAATCCGTACTTCATGGAGAATAGCCACTTCCGTGATGTGGCTGCCCTGCAGGGTGCCATGTTGGCGACCTTCGAGCACCGCTACTATGGAAACAGTATCCCAGTGGAGTGAGTATTACCTAGACAATGCACCGAATATATCAGGTATTAAGGTAATATTGCTCTCTAGGGATTATTCGACGGAGAATCTACGTTTCCTGCGCACGGAGCAGGTCCTGTTCGATCTGATCGAGCTTGTTGACTTCTTGAAGCGTGAGGTGATGAACGACCCGAATGCACGCGTCATCCTTCACGGTGTGGCTTACGCTGGTACTCTCGCTTCATGGGCTCGCCAGCGCTTCCCGAACATCATTGATGGTGCATGGGCCTCGAGCGCCCCGGTACGTGCCACTGTCAACTTCCCCGAATTTTCCGAGGACATCGGTAGCTTTATCCGTGAGAAGGCGAGCGACCAGTGCTACAACCGCATCTTCCAGGCATTCCATACTGCACAGAACCTACTTGATGCAGGTCGCACCGACATGGTCTCGGAGATGTTCAACACTTGCGACCCGGTGAACGTTGAGGACCCGCTGGAGGTGGAACTGTTCTTctttgccatgatgatttcgCTCGAACTGGCCATGGCGGAAGATCTTGACGTTGAAAACATTGGCCGTGTGTGCGACCGGCTTACCAGTGACGAGTTTGATACCGGTTTGGAGGCCTTGTCCGCTTTCCTGCTCGATCGTTATGCCGAGGAACGCGAGTGCTTCGATCTGTCGTTCGAAAATTTCGTCCAGTACCTAACCGATGTCGATATCGATAGTGTTGCGAACCAGGAGTATGGTCTGCGACAGTCCACCTATCATGACTGCACCGAGTTCGGTCTCTTCCCCACCACCACGTCACCGGATCAGCCATTCGGTAACCGTGTCACGTACGACCTCTTCCTGGCCGAGTGTCAGGCGGCGTTCGGAGAATTCATCACCCAGGATTTGATCTATGAGGTTGTCCGACTGACGAACTTCCATTACGGAGCGGACGATCCTCGCACCACCAACGTGCTGTTCACCAACGGTGCTCTGGATCCGCTGCGCCATGTCTCCATCACCTTCTACCAGAACTTGCTGGCGAACGCTCGCGTTACGCCGCGGGAATTCACCGGAGTCGATATTCGTTCGATCAGCGGCTATGACTCAGAGGAGCTTCTCCAGACCAAGCATATGGCCGAACAATACATTACCACCTGGCTCGGATCGCCGATCAGTCCCTTCCGGAAGTAAgaagtataaaaaaatgatacTTCTTACAAAGTGATGAGCTTTCGGGCCACTCTCGATCATGATCGTTCGTAACATCAGGCAACCGCAGGTTAAACTCTTTCTACTTGTTTGCCAGCAGATTAAAACGTTCacaataaatatttacaacCTATGGTAACACCAAATCGTTATCAATGCTTCCGTTTTATTGAACCCACCACTCCTGTATCATTCCTAAGGAAGTCTTATGGAACCCATGTGTATGGTTTAGTGAGGCCTTCTGGTCATGTCGCCATTATCGCTGAACTTAATCATTAAACGATCGACGTGTGTAACCAGAAAATGTCATGATTTGGGCAGTTCAATTTAGATAACCCCCTTCTCGCTCATTCGTGCTTATTCTTTTGCGGGGCTTTTGCAGATTAGGTTTTCTTACATATGGTCCTATCTGAGTGTTTGGAGGCTTGATTAAAAAGGTTACGAAGTAGCAATTTTTTACACTGACaagaagttttttttagtaTAGGTGGGTGGTCGATGTTTTTATTAGATAACAATAATTACGTCAATCGTCAAATACCGATGTGTAGCAGTGTTGATGGAAATAAGTATTTGGTTCATTAGAGGAGACGCATGTAATGTTATGCAATAATGCTCTTTTCAAAAAGTACGACTTCGATTTTTAGAATAATACTTTATATTATGAGAACTCGTAGGTCAAGGTTATTTTTACTTGAGGATTGACGAACCATGTTAGTAGTTTGTATAATGAAAGCTGTTTACGTTAGAAGACAACATTTTTATGTAGGCCGACAGAGGAATTTTACTAGATGTATATTCATGCATCGAACTACTAGCAAGAAAAACTAACATAGTTCGCCATTGATCGGGAGGATTAAGGGCGTAAAGGAGCTTTCCCTTCGCGTAGGTGGATAGTCAGCCCTCGCGTACAGGAGAACCGCTACAAAGGTGCTACAGAGTCTGCTCTGCTCTGGAGTCGTATTCCAACCGCCGTAATTACTGGGCTACACTTGACCCATAGGTTTGAAAATACGCTAAGCAATGTAAGttccatgtgtgtgt from Anopheles coustani chromosome 3, idAnoCousDA_361_x.2, whole genome shotgun sequence harbors:
- the LOC131259425 gene encoding putative serine protease K12H4.7; amino-acid sequence: MKFVSSAGYKAAAVLLLAIIVVAAGKSVDKVRRPFPGIERMGSLLDTVRPPKGYVSKSPRAVEGRFTSRVNHFDPQDRNTFEFTYLYNDQYYQEGGPLFLVVGGHYSINPYFMDNSHFRDIASQHGAMLATFEHRYYGNSIPVEDYSTENLRFLRTEQVLFDLIELVDFLKREVMNDPNARVILHGVAYAGTLASWARQRFPNIIDGAWASSSPVRATVNFPEFAEDIGNIIREKASDQCYNRIFQAFHTAQNLLDAGETEMVSEMFNTCDPVNVEDPLEVELFFFAMMVSLELAMAEDFDIENIGRVCDRLTSDEFDTGLEALSAFLLDRYAEERECFDLSFENFVRYLTDVDIDSVANTEFGLRQSTYHDCTEFGLFPTTTSPDQPFGNRVTYDLFLAECQAAFGEFITQDLVYEAVRLTNFHYGADDPRTTNVLFTNGALDPLRHVSITSYQNLLANARVTPREFTGADIVSISDSDSEELLQTKRMAEQYISTWLGSPISPFWK
- the LOC131259427 gene encoding putative serine protease K12H4.7 codes for the protein MKFASSTGLKAAAVLLLAMIVVAAGKSVDKIRRPFPGIERMGSLLDTVRPPKGYVSQNPRMVEGRFTSRRNHFDPQDRNTFDFTYLYNDQFYREGGPLFLVPGGHYSINSFFMENGHFRDVAVMQGAMLATFEHRYYGNSIPVEDYSTENLRFLRTEQVLFDLIELVDFLKREVMNDPNARVILHGVAYAGTLASWARQRFPNIIDGAWVSSAPVRATVNFPEYYEDIGSFIREKASDQCYNRIFQAFHTAQNLLDAGETEMVSEMFNTCDPVNVEDPLEVELFFFAMMVSLELAMAEDLDVENIGRVCDRLTSDEFDTGLEALSAFLLDRYAEERECFDLSFENFVRYLTDVDIDSVANTEFGLRQSTYHDCTEFGLFPTTTSPDQPFGNRVTYDLFLAECQAAFGEFITQDLVYEAVRLTNFHYGADDPRTTNVLFTNGALDPLRHVSITSYQNLLSNARVTPREFAGVDIRSISGFDSEELLETKHMAEQYISSWLGSPISPFWK
- the LOC131259202 gene encoding putative serine protease K12H4.7, which codes for MKFASSTGLKAAAVLLLAMIVVAAGKSVDKIRRPFPGIERMGSLLDTVRPPKGYVSQNPRMVEGRFTSRRNHFDPQDRNTFEFTYLYNDQYYREGGPLFLVPGGHYSINPYFMENSHFRDVAALQGAMLATFEHRYYGNSIPVEDYSTENLRFLRTEQVLFDLIELVDFLKREVMNDPNARVILHGVAYAGTLASWARQRFPNIIDGAWASSAPVRATVNFPEFSEDIGSFIREKASDQCYNRIFQAFHTAQNLLDAGRTDMVSEMFNTCDPVNVEDPLEVELFFFAMMISLELAMAEDLDVENIGRVCDRLTSDEFDTGLEALSAFLLDRYAEERECFDLSFENFVQYLTDVDIDSVANQEYGLRQSTYHDCTEFGLFPTTTSPDQPFGNRVTYDLFLAECQAAFGEFITQDLIYEVVRLTNFHYGADDPRTTNVLFTNGALDPLRHVSITFYQNLLANARVTPREFTGVDIRSISGYDSEELLQTKHMAEQYITTWLGSPISPFRK